From a single Apium graveolens cultivar Ventura chromosome 2, ASM990537v1, whole genome shotgun sequence genomic region:
- the LOC141708122 gene encoding uncharacterized protein At5g41620-like, which translates to MPQRNLMNEERKLGEKCKIRKRGGSSSSSSSLVQNFRLKRAILVRKRGGSSTPVPSWKMSTRLSPLHSDQVTGKVKEASMSARKLAATLWEIDEAPSHNLKTKVDKGRKETTVRRSTDLSQIPVSEYMDRHKTRKSVASTKVVLTDKSYRGMDSLPNANLIKVEIPPHRRSVATMTRLKDIKEGLITSKELLKVLNHTWELEEQRSTCISIMNALKFELHCARVKVEKLIQEQQPNHSEIDYLLKQFAEERSAWKMKERSRIHDAVKSLAGEIETEKRLRRQTERINKKLGRELVVTKDSLSKAENDIEGERRAREILEQVCDELARGIGDDRAQVEELKKESVKVREEVEKEREMLQLADVLREERVQMKLSEARYQFEEKNDAVEKLKSELESYLRTEKGEEKGHDFPNNDRIKELKEYLKKTLIQPCLQGDDRGRNDSPDSDDQSIELNMDCNGKTFGWSYTGRFDAQNDEDIISSTEETVERNLCSDRKQKKPSYLERQISDGIVWEFNTKLKEDSDGLSKERVFEFTSQNQKEDYENEIQRYKMIKDLRDHIVSGSGLAMLQGAA; encoded by the exons ATGCCGCAGAGGAACTTGATGAATGAGGAGAGAAAGTTAGGAGAGAAATGCAAGATTAGAAAAAGGGGTGGTTCTTCATCTTCTTCCTCGTCACTAGTACAGAATTTTCGGTTGAAACGAGCGATTTTGGTCCGGAAAAGAGGAGGATCAAGCACACCAGTACCATCCTGGAAGATGAGCACAAGGTTGTCTCCTTTGCATAGTGATCAGGTTACTGGGAAGGTGAAAGAAGCTTCCATGTCAGCGCGAAAACTCGCGGCTACCTTGTGGGAGATTGATGAGGCTCCTTCTCATAATTTGAAGACTAAGGTAGATAAGGGAAGGAAAGAGACGACTGTTAGGCGTTCTACTGATCTATCACAAATTCCTGTTTCAGAG TACATGGACAGGCACAAGACAAGAAAATCAGTTGCTTCCACCAAAGTTGTGCTCACTGACAAAAGTTACAGAGGAATGGATTCCCTTCCGAATGCCAACTTGATAAAG GTTGAAATTCCACCTCATAGACGCAGTGTTGCAACAATGACACGTTTAAAAGACATCAAAGAAGGCCTTATCACATCTAAAGAGCTTCTGAAAGTTTTGAATCATACTTGGGAGTTGGAAGAGCAGCGATCTACATGTATATCTATTATGAATGCACTAAAATTCGAGCTTCATTGTGCTCGTGTTAAAGTCGAGAAGTTAATCCAAGAACAACAACCCAACCACAGTGAGATAGATTATCTTTTGAAACAGTTTGCAGAAGAAAGGTCAGCATGGAAAATGAAAGAACGAAGCAGGATTCATGATGCAGTCAAGTCCTTGGCAGGAGAGATAGAGACAGAGAAGAGGCTACGAAGACAAACTGAGAGGATAAACAAGAAGCTAGGAAGAGAACTGGTAGTGACAAAGGATTCCTTGTCAAAAGCAGAAAATGATATAGAAGGCGAAAGGAGAGCAAGAGAGATACTAGAGCAGGTTTGTGACGAATTGGCAAGAGGTATTGGGgatgacagagctcaagttgaagAACTCAAGAAAGAATCAGTGAAAGTCCGCGAAGAGGTGGAGAAAGAAAGAGAAATGCTTCAGTTGGCCGATGTGTTGCGCGAGGAGAGAGTCCAGATGAAGCTTTCAGAAGCCAGGTATCAGTTCGAGGAGAAGAATGACGCAGTGGAGAAGCTAAAAAGTGAGCTCGAGAGCTACTTGCGAACTGAAAAAGGTGAAGAGAAGGGGCACGACTTCCCTAACAATGACAGGATCAAAGAGCTAAAGGAATACTTGAAGAAAACATTAATACAGCCGTGCCTACAAGGAGATGATAGGGGAAGAAACGATTCACCTGACAGTGATGATCAGTCGATTGAGCTAAATATGGATTGCAATGGCAAGACATTTGGATGGAGTTATACTGGTAGATTTGATGCTCAAAATGATGAAGATATAATCTCCAGTACTGAAGAAACAGTGGAAAGGAACCTGTGTTCTGATAGAAAGCAAAAGAAACCTAGTTACCTAGAAAGACAAATTTCAGACGGGATTGTGTGGGAATTTAACACTAAACTGAAAGAAGATTCGGATGGTTTGAGCAAAGAAAGAGTCTTTGAATTTACATCACAAAATCAAAAAGAGGATTATGAAAACGAAATCCAGAGATACAAGATGATTAAAGATCTAAGGGACCATATTGTTTCTGGTTCTGGGTTGGCCATGTTGCAGGGAGCAGCATGA
- the LOC141708123 gene encoding kinesin-like protein KIN-14M isoform X3 — MDSVTLLHAEKIIYLEYWKSKNGKRVACLLRKVIQEIERRISTQAEYIRTQNNLFRAREERYQSRIRVLEALASGTNEEAHVLQKLLEANPGLNIDMAQICGTISGDTGGADGTPLISGRSTWTICYLSSTLFSKTCMLLHYLAHLVLSKSTCIS, encoded by the exons ATGGACTCAGTGACTCTTCTCCACGCGGAGAAAATTATATACCTAGAATATTGGAAGAGCAAAAACGGAAAG CGAGTGGCATGCCTATTAAGGAAAGTCATCCAAGAGATAGAGCGCCGTATATCCACTCAAGCAGAGTACATAAGAACT CAAAATAACCTGTTCAGGGCTCGTGAGGAAAGATATCAGTCAAGAATTAGAGTTCTTGAAGCCCTTGCAAGCGGTACTAATGAAGAGGCACAT GTCCTGCAGAAATTACTTGAAGCAAACCCCGGGTTGAACATTGACATGGCTCAGATTTGTGGGACAATTTCAGGTGACACAGGAGGAGCTGATGGTACTCCTCTTATCAGTGGTCGTAGCACTTGGACCATTTGTTATCTCTCTTCTACATTATTTTCAAAGACTTGTATGCTTTTGCATTATCTTGCACATTTAGTTCTTAGCAAGAGTACTTGTATTTCTTAA
- the LOC141708123 gene encoding uncharacterized protein LOC141708123 isoform X1 produces MDSVTLLHAEKIIYLEYWKSKNGKRVACLLRKVIQEIERRISTQAEYIRTVMLLSLYYGPLKNCNVTEPVSCRFVIHIQCSSLITILNSARQQNNLFRAREERYQSRIRVLEALASGTNEEAHVLQKLLEANPGLNIDMAQICGTISGDTGGADGTPLISGRSTWTICYLSSTLFSKTCMLLHYLAHLVLSKSTCIS; encoded by the exons ATGGACTCAGTGACTCTTCTCCACGCGGAGAAAATTATATACCTAGAATATTGGAAGAGCAAAAACGGAAAG CGAGTGGCATGCCTATTAAGGAAAGTCATCCAAGAGATAGAGCGCCGTATATCCACTCAAGCAGAGTACATAAGAACTGTAATGTTATTAAGTTTGTATTATGGACCACTTAAGAATTGTAATGTAACAGAGCCTGTCAGTTGTAGATTTGTAATTCATATTCAATGCTCGAGTCTAATTACTATATTGAATTCTGCACGGCAGCAAAATAACCTGTTCAGGGCTCGTGAGGAAAGATATCAGTCAAGAATTAGAGTTCTTGAAGCCCTTGCAAGCGGTACTAATGAAGAGGCACAT GTCCTGCAGAAATTACTTGAAGCAAACCCCGGGTTGAACATTGACATGGCTCAGATTTGTGGGACAATTTCAGGTGACACAGGAGGAGCTGATGGTACTCCTCTTATCAGTGGTCGTAGCACTTGGACCATTTGTTATCTCTCTTCTACATTATTTTCAAAGACTTGTATGCTTTTGCATTATCTTGCACATTTAGTTCTTAGCAAGAGTACTTGTATTTCTTAA
- the LOC141708123 gene encoding uncharacterized protein LOC141708123 isoform X2, giving the protein MDSVTLLHAEKIIYLEYWKSKNGKVHRTHNINMLILIPSCHVLSLSLTKTCRVACLLRKVIQEIERRISTQAEYIRTQNNLFRAREERYQSRIRVLEALASGTNEEAHVLQKLLEANPGLNIDMAQICGTISGDTGGADGTPLISGRSTWTICYLSSTLFSKTCMLLHYLAHLVLSKSTCIS; this is encoded by the exons ATGGACTCAGTGACTCTTCTCCACGCGGAGAAAATTATATACCTAGAATATTGGAAGAGCAAAAACGGAAAGGTGCATCGAACTCATAATATCAACATGCTGATCTTAATCCCATCATGTCacgttctctctctctctctcacaaaAACATGT CGAGTGGCATGCCTATTAAGGAAAGTCATCCAAGAGATAGAGCGCCGTATATCCACTCAAGCAGAGTACATAAGAACT CAAAATAACCTGTTCAGGGCTCGTGAGGAAAGATATCAGTCAAGAATTAGAGTTCTTGAAGCCCTTGCAAGCGGTACTAATGAAGAGGCACAT GTCCTGCAGAAATTACTTGAAGCAAACCCCGGGTTGAACATTGACATGGCTCAGATTTGTGGGACAATTTCAGGTGACACAGGAGGAGCTGATGGTACTCCTCTTATCAGTGGTCGTAGCACTTGGACCATTTGTTATCTCTCTTCTACATTATTTTCAAAGACTTGTATGCTTTTGCATTATCTTGCACATTTAGTTCTTAGCAAGAGTACTTGTATTTCTTAA